GACACCCGGCCCCATTGCGGACCGCGCGAGTCTTTCTGCCGCCGTATCTTCACCGATGTCCCGTGTATCCAGCCTGGCAACCACCAGGCTGTCGATGCCCTGCGCGGCCAGCTCGTCACAATCTTCCTGCGTGAGGTGGTGCCCCTTTTTCAGGACGCGGCCGGGCAGTTTGGTCTTGTGCGCCAGAATGCAGCCCGCTGCTTGCGCGACCGGAAAGGGGCCGAACTTCACAACCCGGCTCCCGGCGCCTTGCGCATGGCCTGGATGACCGAGCCAAGGACTGCAACGGCAATTTCCTCCGGTGAGGCTGCACCGATATCGAGCCCGATCGGTGCGTCGATACGGTCGAACAAGGCGGGGTCCAGGCCGGCCTCGGCAAACCGCTCAAGCCGTTTCCCATGCGTCTTGCGGCTGCCCAGTGCACCGACATAGAAACAACCGCTCTTCAGGGCTTCGATCAGCGGAAGATCGTCGATTTTCGGGTCATGCGTGACAGCTGCAACCGCCGTGAAGGCATCGAGGGGCGCATCTTTCAGAACATCTTCTGGCCACTCCGCCTTGAGGCTTCCACCTGGGAAACGGTCTTCCGTTGCAAAGGCGGTACGCGGGTCGATGACCGTTACATCGAGACCGGCAATCCGGGCCATCGGCACAAGCGCCTGGCTTATGTGAACCGCACCGATTATCACCAAGCGCGGCGACGGCAGCGACACATTCAGGAAATGCTCGCCGGCCTCAAGCGTCACCATCCCGGATTTTCCCGAGCGAAACCGCTTGCCGAGTTCTTCCGCCAACGGATCAGCGGAATAATCCTCCTGTCCACGGATCAGCCGCTGGCTGCCATTGGTCATATCGGTGACCAGAATGGCGGCCCGGCGCGCGGAGCGATCGGCATTCAGAGCCTTTAAAAGGGACAGATCCATGGATCAGGCACGGTCCGTGGCAAGTTTGAAACCGAGCCCGACCAGCAGGGAGCCGCCCAGCCAGCGGGTCAGATCCTGGGCCCTGGACGACCTGGTCAGCCGCTTCTTCACTTCGGAGGCGAAGAAAACGGTCACAAGATCAGCGGATGTAAAGGCGCAGTTGACGATGGTACCGAGGATCAGGAACTGCATCCAGATCGGCAATCCGGCGTCCGGGCTGACGAATTGCGGCAGGAAGGCGATGAAGAAGACAGCCACCTTCGGGTTGAGCACTTCCACAAGAACACTGTCGACAAAGGCGCGCCGCGTGGATTTTTGCGGCAGGTCCGGCATCGGGCCGGCGGCAACGCGCGTGCGGATCATCTGTACACCGAGAAACACCAGATAAGCGCCACCGACCAGTTTCAACACCATGTAAAGGGTCGGCACGGCACTGAAAATGGCCGACAGGCCAAACGCCGCCGCAAAAACGTGGGCATAGCAGCCCACGTGAATTCCGGCTGTTGCCAGAAGACCGGCGCGCCGGCCGCGCGAGATGGTTTGGGCTGCGGTGTAGAGAAGCGCAGGGCCCGGCATATAGGCAAAGAGGGCGGTGGCGGCCAGAAAGGCGAGGAGGGTTTCAGTGCTCATGAAGGGACGTCCGGATCAGGCAACGGGTTCGACGTAGACCCTGATCCGGCCGCCGCAGGACAGACCAACCCGCCAGGCGGTCTCGTCGGCCACACCGAATTCAAGGGTGGTTGGAACCCCACTATCAATCACATCGACCGCTTCGGCAACCACCGCGCCCTCGACACAGCCGCCGGAAACCGAGCCTTCGAAATTGCCGTCGGAATCGATCACCAGGTGGGAGCCGACCGGACGCGGTGCGGAGCCCCAGGTTTCAACCACGGTGGCAAGTGCGACGGAACGGCCGGCGCCGCGCCAGTCTTCGGCGGTTTTTAACACATCGGCGACGGGTGAGGTGTCGGTGGCAGGCATGGGCATCCCCTTGGAACAAGCCTTCAATATAGGACTTTCCGCAGGCGAAGAAAGACGGCAGAACGCAGAAACGGCACCTGGCGCAGAGGCCAGGTGCCGTTCCGGATCAGATGGCTTGTGCTATCTGTTATTCCGCAGCCATCCGGCAGGCCGGAGCCGCGCTTTTGACAGCGCCGTCGACATGATCCTCGAATGCCTCGAAATTGCTGACGAACATGTCGACCAGCTTGGCGGCCTGAACGTCATAGGCTGCCTTGTCGTCCCAGGTGTCGCGCGGTGTCAGGATCGTGTCGTCGACCCCGTCCACGGAGACCGGGACCTCAAAGCCGAAATTGGCGTCGGTGCGGAAGTCCGCATCCTTCAGGCTGCCGTTGAGAGCGGCGGTCAGGAGTGTGCGGGTTGCCTTGATCGGCATGCGGTTGCCGGTGCCATAGGCGCCGCCGGTCCAGCCGGTATTTACCAGCCAGCAATCGACATTGTGCCTGGCGATCAGGTCCTTCAGCAGGTTCCCGTATTCCGACGGGTGCCGCGGCAGGAACGGTGCGCCGAAGCAGGTGGAAAAGGTCGCCTGCGGCTCGGTGACACCCTTTTCGGTGCCGGCCACCTTTGCCGTGTAACCGGACAGGAAGTGGTACATGGCCTGGGCCGGCGTCAGCCGCGCAATCGGCGGCATCACGCCAAAGGCATCGGCGGTCAGCATGATGATCGTCTTCGGCATCGGCGCACAGCCGGTGTCGCTGGCATTGGAAATGAAGTGGATCGGATAAGCGGCGCGCGTATTTTCGGTCTTCGAACCGTCGTTGAAATCCGGAACACGCTGGTCGTCGAGAACAACATTTTCCAGGACCGTGCCGAAACGCTGGGTCGTGGAATGGATTTCCGGTTCGGCCTCGGCGCTGAGCTTGATGGTCTTGGCGTAACAGCCGCCCTCGAAATTGAAGACGCCGCTTTCCGACCAGCCATGCTCGTCGTCGCCGATCAGCGTGCGGGCCGGGTCTGCCGACAGTGTGGTCTTGCCGGTGCCGGAGAGACCGAAGAAGACAGCCGTGTCGCCTTCATCGCCCACATTGGCCGAGCAGTGCATCGACATCACGCCTTTGGCCGGCAACAGGTGATTGAGCATGGTGAAGACGGACTTCTTCATCTCGCCGGCATAGGACGTGCCGCCGATCAACACGATCTTGCGGGTCAGGTCGACGGCGATCACCGTTTCGGTGCGGCAACCGTGCCGCGCCGGATCGGCCTTGAAGCTCGGCAGATCGATGATCGTCATGTCCGGGGCAAACGCTTCAAGTTCGCTCACCTCAGGCCGCAGCAGAAGATTGCGGATGAAAAGCGAATGCCAGGCGAATTCGGTATAGACCCGGACCGGCAGCCGGTGCGTGGCGTCCGCACCGCCGTAAAGATCCTGTGCGAACAGTTCCATGCCTTCCGCATGAGCCAGGAAATCGGCAAGCAGCAGATCGAACTTGTCCTTCGGCATCTGCGCATTGTTGTCCCACCAGACCGTGTCCCGGGTTTCCTCGTCGAAGACAACGAACTTGTCCTTGGGGGAGCGGCCGGTGTGAATGCCGGTTTCCGCGACAATCGCGCCGCCGGCAGCCAGCTTCGTTTCGCCGCGGGACAGGGAATACTCGTAAAGCGCAGGCTCGTTCTGGTTCCAATAGAGCGCCTTCAGCCCCTTGAAGCCAAAGGTTTCGCAGCCAATGGAGGGATTCCTGACACCTACTTCTTGCATCTTCCCGCAGTCCTCGTGATGTGGGCTTTTGTCGTCGCCGGAAAAGTTAAGAAAAGCTGAATCCGGCGTTAAGGGCTGCGAACGTAGTGGAATGCCCATGGGGCAGCAAGACTACCAAAGGAGCTATGTCATTGTTTAATCGATTAAAAATCTACATTAAATTTTGGATGATTAATTTGGAGGGCAAACTAATAAACGAAACCTTCGATATGTTCATTTTGCTGAATGAAGCGAAAGAAAACGCGTTAATATCGCGCTTGCGGGGCAGGTGTGCAAAACCAGGCTGGACATTCCTTGCCCAAAGGTGACAGAAAGATGTTCTCTTGAAATCAAGTCGTCCAATCCCCACCAATTCTGCCGCCCGGAAGGTCTTTGCGGTCCTCGCGCGTTTCTCATGAGGGTTTGCCTTAATTTATGCGCATTTAGCAGGCCAAAGGCTGTGTGTTACATTTATGCTGAATAACCGACGCGCGCCTCATGGCGCTGCCGGAAATGGAAAAACAAAGCATGCCAACAATTGCTCTGGTCGATGATGACCGCAACATCCTGACGTCCGTTTCGATTGCGCTGGAAGCAGAAGGCTATCGCGTCCAGACCTATACCGACGGAACGTCTGCACTGGACGGTCTTCAAAGCGATCCACCGGAACTGGCGATCTTCGACATCAAGATGCCACGCATGGACGGGATGGAGCTGCTGCGCCGCTTGCGTCAGAATTCGGATCTGCCGGTGATTTTCCTGACGTCGAAAGACGACGAGATCGATGAGTTGTTCGGCCTCAAGATGGGGGCGGACGACTTTATCCGGAAACCGTTCTCGCAGCGCCTTCTTGTGGAGCGCGTGCGTGCGGTTCTGCGCCGTGCACAGCCGCGGGATGCGTCGGCACCGCGCGACGACGCGGACAAACTGCTGGAACGCGGGCAACTGGTCATGGACCAGGAGCGGCACACCTGCACCTGGAACAACAAGCCGGTGACGCTGACCGTGACAGAGTTCCTGATCCTGTCCGCCCTGGCGCATCGCCCGGGCGTGGTCAAGAGCCGGAACGCGCTCATGGATGCGGCCTATGACGATCAGGTCTATGTTGACGACCGCACCATCGACAGCCACATCAAGCGCCTGCGCAAGAAGTTCAAGGTGGTTGACGACGACTTCGACATGATCGAAACCCTTTACGGGGTCGGGTACCGGTTCCGAGAGGTCTGACCGGAAGACGCGCACGGACGATAGATGGCGGTCGACAGTGAGCACGCAGACGAGGTTGCCGCCTCCGAACCGCAGAACGGTTCGGAGCGCTCCCGGCTGCGCCGGCTTGGCAACAAGCGGATCCGACGCCGTCTTCTGAGCCAGCTCGGCCGCATCTTCGGCACCTATGTGCTGTCGTCCCTGACCCGGCGGATCATTGCGATCAACCTTGTTGGCCTGCTCGCGCTGGTCATCGGCATTCTCTACCTGAACCAGTTTCGCGCCGGTCTGATCGACGCACGTGTCCAAAGTCTGCTGACCCAGGGCGAGATCATTGCCGGCGCAATCGCGGCGTCCGCGACCGTCGACACCGGCACGATCACCGTCGATCCCGAACGGCTTCTGGAACTGCAGGCGGGCGAAAGCATCACGCCGACCCAGGAAGACCTGGAAAGCCTCGACTTTCCGATCAATCCGGAGCGTGTCGGGCCGGTGCTGCGTCGCCTGATCTCGCCGACCAAGACCCGCGCCCGGATCTATGACCCGGAAGGCATCCTGATCCTGGACAGCCGACATCTTTACACCAGTGCCCAGATCCTGCGGTTCGATCTGCCACCGCCGAATGCGGAGGAGGAAGGCTTCTGGGACGCGCTCTGGCAATGGACCAAACGCTGGCTGCGTCAGGGTGACCTGCCGATCTACCAGGAAGTTGGCGGCGGCGACGGACGCGCCTATCCGGAAGTCGAGGCGGCACTGGCCGGATCACCTGCGAGCGTGACACGGATCTCCCAGCGGGGAGAGCTGATTGTTTCTGTTGCCGTGCCGATCCAGCGCTTCCGGGCCGTGCTGGGGTCCCTGTTGCTGTCAACACAGGGCGGTGACATCGACGCCATCGTGCGCGCGGAACGCATCGCGATCATTCGTGTGTTCCTGTTTGCCGCAACGGTGACCATCTTGTTGTCGATCCTGCTGGCCGGGACCATTGCCGGCCCTGTCAGGCGGCTGGCGGCTGCGGCCGACAGGGTGCGCAGGGGCTCGAACTCGCGTGAGGAAATCCCGGACTTTTCGGATCGCCAGGATGAAATCGGCCACCTCGCCCGTGCGTTCCGCGAAATGACCAACGCGCTCTACAACAAGATCGACGCGATCGAGCAGTTCGCGGCCGATGTGGCGCATGAACTCAAAAACCCGCTGACGTCGCTGCGCAGTGCCGTTGAGACACTGCCCCTGGCCCGCAACAAGGAGTCCCAGGACCGGCTGATGGAGGTGATCCAGCATGATGTGCGACGTCTGGACCGCCTGATCAGTGACATCTCCGATGCCTCGCGGCTCGACGCGGAGCTGGCGCGCATTCAGTCCGAGACGATCGATATTGCCGAACTTCTGCGTAACATGGCCGATGCTGCCAACCAGCGCTCCGGAACGGAGGAGGCCGGCGTCAAGCTGACAGTGGCAGACGCGCAAGGGACCAGGCCCTACCTGATACAGGGGCACGACATTCGTCTCGGCCAGGTGATCAGCAACCTTTTGGACAATGCCCGCTCCTTCTCGCCAGCCGATGGAATTGTTCATGTGGATCTCAGCCGGGAAGGCCGGTGGATCAAGATCACCGTGGATGATGACGGACCGGGTATTCGAGCCGAGAACACCGAACGCATCTTTGAACGGTTCTACACGGACCGCCCGGATGGCGAAGGCTTCGGCAACAATTCCGGTCTCGGATTGTCGATCTCGCGTCAGATCATTGAAGCCCATGGCGGCACAATCTCCGCAACCAATCGTCTTGAGCTGCAGGCTGACGGCGGCCAGAAAATTGCCGGAGCGCGGTTCCTCATCCACCTGCCGCTTGGACAGGGCAAGTGAGCCAGCCCGCCACGCACGCCAATTGCCTGATCGTTGGAACTGCCGGTCTGCTCCTGCGTGGAGAAAGCGGCAGCGGCAAAACGGTGCTGACCGACTTTCTGGTCGAGGCGGCAAGGGCCAGAGGCAATCTGGGTCTGCTGGTTTCAGATGACTATGTGCATCTGACACGTCGAGACGGGTCATTGATTGCGTGTGCACCTGAAACGATTTCGGGAAAGATGGAAGTGCGCGGATTTGGGTTGGCAGAGGCTGCCTTTGCCCCTGAAGCGCACATTGATCTGGTCGTCGACCTGGTGCCGGTCGAGGACATGGA
This genomic interval from Labrenzia sp. VG12 contains the following:
- a CDS encoding XdhC family protein, whose amino-acid sequence is MDLSLLKALNADRSARRAAILVTDMTNGSQRLIRGQEDYSADPLAEELGKRFRSGKSGMVTLEAGEHFLNVSLPSPRLVIIGAVHISQALVPMARIAGLDVTVIDPRTAFATEDRFPGGSLKAEWPEDVLKDAPLDAFTAVAAVTHDPKIDDLPLIEALKSGCFYVGALGSRKTHGKRLERFAEAGLDPALFDRIDAPIGLDIGAASPEEIAVAVLGSVIQAMRKAPGAGL
- a CDS encoding LysE family translocator, with product MSTETLLAFLAATALFAYMPGPALLYTAAQTISRGRRAGLLATAGIHVGCYAHVFAAAFGLSAIFSAVPTLYMVLKLVGGAYLVFLGVQMIRTRVAAGPMPDLPQKSTRRAFVDSVLVEVLNPKVAVFFIAFLPQFVSPDAGLPIWMQFLILGTIVNCAFTSADLVTVFFASEVKKRLTRSSRAQDLTRWLGGSLLVGLGFKLATDRA
- a CDS encoding XdhC family protein, translating into MPATDTSPVADVLKTAEDWRGAGRSVALATVVETWGSAPRPVGSHLVIDSDGNFEGSVSGGCVEGAVVAEAVDVIDSGVPTTLEFGVADETAWRVGLSCGGRIRVYVEPVA
- a CDS encoding phosphoenolpyruvate carboxykinase; this translates as MQEVGVRNPSIGCETFGFKGLKALYWNQNEPALYEYSLSRGETKLAAGGAIVAETGIHTGRSPKDKFVVFDEETRDTVWWDNNAQMPKDKFDLLLADFLAHAEGMELFAQDLYGGADATHRLPVRVYTEFAWHSLFIRNLLLRPEVSELEAFAPDMTIIDLPSFKADPARHGCRTETVIAVDLTRKIVLIGGTSYAGEMKKSVFTMLNHLLPAKGVMSMHCSANVGDEGDTAVFFGLSGTGKTTLSADPARTLIGDDEHGWSESGVFNFEGGCYAKTIKLSAEAEPEIHSTTQRFGTVLENVVLDDQRVPDFNDGSKTENTRAAYPIHFISNASDTGCAPMPKTIIMLTADAFGVMPPIARLTPAQAMYHFLSGYTAKVAGTEKGVTEPQATFSTCFGAPFLPRHPSEYGNLLKDLIARHNVDCWLVNTGWTGGAYGTGNRMPIKATRTLLTAALNGSLKDADFRTDANFGFEVPVSVDGVDDTILTPRDTWDDKAAYDVQAAKLVDMFVSNFEAFEDHVDGAVKSAAPACRMAAE
- a CDS encoding response regulator transcription factor → MPTIALVDDDRNILTSVSIALEAEGYRVQTYTDGTSALDGLQSDPPELAIFDIKMPRMDGMELLRRLRQNSDLPVIFLTSKDDEIDELFGLKMGADDFIRKPFSQRLLVERVRAVLRRAQPRDASAPRDDADKLLERGQLVMDQERHTCTWNNKPVTLTVTEFLILSALAHRPGVVKSRNALMDAAYDDQVYVDDRTIDSHIKRLRKKFKVVDDDFDMIETLYGVGYRFREV
- a CDS encoding sensor histidine kinase; the protein is MAVDSEHADEVAASEPQNGSERSRLRRLGNKRIRRRLLSQLGRIFGTYVLSSLTRRIIAINLVGLLALVIGILYLNQFRAGLIDARVQSLLTQGEIIAGAIAASATVDTGTITVDPERLLELQAGESITPTQEDLESLDFPINPERVGPVLRRLISPTKTRARIYDPEGILILDSRHLYTSAQILRFDLPPPNAEEEGFWDALWQWTKRWLRQGDLPIYQEVGGGDGRAYPEVEAALAGSPASVTRISQRGELIVSVAVPIQRFRAVLGSLLLSTQGGDIDAIVRAERIAIIRVFLFAATVTILLSILLAGTIAGPVRRLAAAADRVRRGSNSREEIPDFSDRQDEIGHLARAFREMTNALYNKIDAIEQFAADVAHELKNPLTSLRSAVETLPLARNKESQDRLMEVIQHDVRRLDRLISDISDASRLDAELARIQSETIDIAELLRNMADAANQRSGTEEAGVKLTVADAQGTRPYLIQGHDIRLGQVISNLLDNARSFSPADGIVHVDLSREGRWIKITVDDDGPGIRAENTERIFERFYTDRPDGEGFGNNSGLGLSISRQIIEAHGGTISATNRLELQADGGQKIAGARFLIHLPLGQGK
- a CDS encoding HPr kinase/phosphorylase — protein: MSQPATHANCLIVGTAGLLLRGESGSGKTVLTDFLVEAARARGNLGLLVSDDYVHLTRRDGSLIACAPETISGKMEVRGFGLAEAAFAPEAHIDLVVDLVPVEDMERLPEVPLGTVRLETVQLPQLDCPENDPVLAVRLIRWALRRLTPHSTDYI